From one Sus scrofa isolate TJ Tabasco breed Duroc chromosome 9, Sscrofa11.1, whole genome shotgun sequence genomic stretch:
- the RELT gene encoding tumor necrosis factor receptor superfamily member 19L isoform X1, translating to MEEAGSPSSSGKPPRPVLPWEAGPRQGAPSSAQGFGGCGGLAPDRVPPPLHRAAGAGMANVPGARQHLPSNAFPLSCPALSWKQRWEEGSCPSVRLRLSLPSICPRRAGPEDEAEPLALASVLPPCACPALFFQLLPWPLATPTSTPPWQCPPGEEPKLDPGQGTFCRSCSPGTFSASWGSSPCQPHARCSPRGRLEAQAGTATRDTLCGNCQPGWFAPSQVPGVPCQPCSWTPLGPRGCYERGQRTRRGVEVAAGASGAGETRQPGNGTRASSAEETAAQYAVIAIVPVFCLMGLLGILVCNLLKRKGYHCTAHKEVEPGPGGGGGSGINPAYRAEDANEDTIGVLVRLITEKKENAAALEELLKEYHCKQLVQTSHGPLPRPAPRPASMPHICSYRHHLHTVQGLASQPGPCCSRCSQKKWPEVLLSPEAAAATTPAPRLLPNPTRAAKAGRQGEVTILSVGRFRVARIPEQRTSSGASEVRTVTEGAPSGAELPDSPQPGLPSEQRALLAGGGSHARWLQPPAENKAEENRYVVRLSESTLVI from the exons atggaagaggcaggaagcccttcctcctctgggaagcccccCAGGCCTGTGCTGCCCTGGGAGGCTGGCCCCAGACAGGGCGCCCCCTCCTCTGCGCAGGGCTTCGGGGGCTGTGGGGGGCTGGCCCCAGACAGGGTGCCCCCTCCTCTGCAcagggctgcaggggctgggATGGCGAATGTGCCCGGAGCGCGGCAGCACCTGCCCAGCAACGCCTTTCCACTGTCCTGTCCAGCCCTGTCTTGGAAGCAGCGCTGGGAGGAAGGCAGCTGTCCATCTGTCCGTCTCCGGCTGAGCCTCCCCTCCATCTGCCCCAGGCGGGCGGGGCCTGAGGATGAAGCTGAGCCCCTGGCACTGGCCTCTGTCCTGCCTCCTTGTG CGTGTCCTGCCCTGTTCTTCCAGCTGctgccctggcctctggccaCTCCAACGTCAACACCCCCCTGGCAGTGCCCACCCGGGGAGGAGCCCAAGCTG GACCCAGGGCAGGGCACATTCTGCAGGTCCTGCTCCCCAGGCACCTTCTCAGCCTCCTGGGGCTCTAGCCCGTGCCAGCCCCACGCCCGCTGCAGCCCTCGAGGGAGGTTGGAGGCCCAGGCGGGCACGGCCACTCGAGACACACTATGTGGAAACTGCCAGCCTGG GTGGTTTGCCCCTTCCCAGGTCCCGGGTGTTCCCTGTCAGCCGTGCTCCTGGACGCCTCTGGGTCCTCGGGGCTGTTATG AGCGTGGGCAGCGCACCCGACGTGGCGTGGAGGTGGCAGCAGGGGCCAGCGGCGCAGGGGAGACGCGGCAGCCCGGGAACGGCACTCGGGCCAGCAGTGCCGAGGAGACGGCGGCCCAGTACGCGGTCATTGCCATCGTGCCCGTCTTCTGCCTCATGGGGCTGCTGGGCATCCTGGTGTGTAACCTGCTCAAGCGGAAGGGCTACCACTGCACCGCCCACAAGGAGGTGGAGCCTGGCCCCGGAGGCGGTGGAGGCAGCG GGATCAACCCTGCCTACCGGGCCGAGGATGCCAACGAGGACACCATCGGGGTCCTGGTGCGCCTGATCACAGAGAAGAAAG AGAACGCGGCGGCCCTGGAGGAGCTGCTGAAGGAGTATCACTGCAAGCAGCTGGTGCAGACCAGCCACGGGCCTCTGCCCAG ACCGGCTCCCCGCCCGGCCAGCATGCCGCACATCTGCTCATACCGCCACCACCTCCACACGGTTCAGGGGCTGGCCTCGCAGCCCGGCCCCTGCTGCTCCCGCTGTAGTCAGAAGAAGTGGCCTGAGGTGCTGCTGTCCCCGGAGGCCGCAGCTGCCACTACTCCTGCTCCCAGGCTCCTGCCCAACCCAACCAGGGCGGCCAAGGCAGGTCGCCAGGGCGAGGTCACCATCTTGTCTGTGGGCAG GTTCCGAGTGGCTCGAATTCCTGAGCAGCGGACGAGTTCCGGGGCCTCGGAGGTGAGGACTGTCACAGAGGGCGCGCCCTCAGGGGCTGAGCTCCCCGACtccccccagcctggcctccccaGTGAGCAGCGGGCACTGCTGGCCGGTGGTGGAAGCCACGCCAGGTGGCTGCAGCCGCCAGCAGAGAACAAGGCCGAG GAGAACCGCTATGTGGTCCGGCTAAGCGAGAGCACCCTGGTCATCTGA
- the RELT gene encoding tumor necrosis factor receptor superfamily member 19L isoform X2 translates to MKLSPWHWPLSCLLVLLPWPLATPTSTPPWQCPPGEEPKLDPGQGTFCRSCSPGTFSASWGSSPCQPHARCSPRGRLEAQAGTATRDTLCGNCQPGWFAPSQVPGVPCQPCSWTPLGPRGCYERGQRTRRGVEVAAGASGAGETRQPGNGTRASSAEETAAQYAVIAIVPVFCLMGLLGILVCNLLKRKGYHCTAHKEVEPGPGGGGGSGINPAYRAEDANEDTIGVLVRLITEKKENAAALEELLKEYHCKQLVQTSHGPLPRPAPRPASMPHICSYRHHLHTVQGLASQPGPCCSRCSQKKWPEVLLSPEAAAATTPAPRLLPNPTRAAKAGRQGEVTILSVGRFRVARIPEQRTSSGASEVRTVTEGAPSGAELPDSPQPGLPSEQRALLAGGGSHARWLQPPAENKAEENRYVVRLSESTLVI, encoded by the exons ATGAAGCTGAGCCCCTGGCACTGGCCTCTGTCCTGCCTCCTTGTG CTGctgccctggcctctggccaCTCCAACGTCAACACCCCCCTGGCAGTGCCCACCCGGGGAGGAGCCCAAGCTG GACCCAGGGCAGGGCACATTCTGCAGGTCCTGCTCCCCAGGCACCTTCTCAGCCTCCTGGGGCTCTAGCCCGTGCCAGCCCCACGCCCGCTGCAGCCCTCGAGGGAGGTTGGAGGCCCAGGCGGGCACGGCCACTCGAGACACACTATGTGGAAACTGCCAGCCTGG GTGGTTTGCCCCTTCCCAGGTCCCGGGTGTTCCCTGTCAGCCGTGCTCCTGGACGCCTCTGGGTCCTCGGGGCTGTTATG AGCGTGGGCAGCGCACCCGACGTGGCGTGGAGGTGGCAGCAGGGGCCAGCGGCGCAGGGGAGACGCGGCAGCCCGGGAACGGCACTCGGGCCAGCAGTGCCGAGGAGACGGCGGCCCAGTACGCGGTCATTGCCATCGTGCCCGTCTTCTGCCTCATGGGGCTGCTGGGCATCCTGGTGTGTAACCTGCTCAAGCGGAAGGGCTACCACTGCACCGCCCACAAGGAGGTGGAGCCTGGCCCCGGAGGCGGTGGAGGCAGCG GGATCAACCCTGCCTACCGGGCCGAGGATGCCAACGAGGACACCATCGGGGTCCTGGTGCGCCTGATCACAGAGAAGAAAG AGAACGCGGCGGCCCTGGAGGAGCTGCTGAAGGAGTATCACTGCAAGCAGCTGGTGCAGACCAGCCACGGGCCTCTGCCCAG ACCGGCTCCCCGCCCGGCCAGCATGCCGCACATCTGCTCATACCGCCACCACCTCCACACGGTTCAGGGGCTGGCCTCGCAGCCCGGCCCCTGCTGCTCCCGCTGTAGTCAGAAGAAGTGGCCTGAGGTGCTGCTGTCCCCGGAGGCCGCAGCTGCCACTACTCCTGCTCCCAGGCTCCTGCCCAACCCAACCAGGGCGGCCAAGGCAGGTCGCCAGGGCGAGGTCACCATCTTGTCTGTGGGCAG GTTCCGAGTGGCTCGAATTCCTGAGCAGCGGACGAGTTCCGGGGCCTCGGAGGTGAGGACTGTCACAGAGGGCGCGCCCTCAGGGGCTGAGCTCCCCGACtccccccagcctggcctccccaGTGAGCAGCGGGCACTGCTGGCCGGTGGTGGAAGCCACGCCAGGTGGCTGCAGCCGCCAGCAGAGAACAAGGCCGAG GAGAACCGCTATGTGGTCCGGCTAAGCGAGAGCACCCTGGTCATCTGA
- the FAM168A gene encoding protein FAM168A isoform X3 gives MNPVYSPVQPGAPYGNPKNMAYTGYPTAYPAAAPAYNPSLYPTSSPSYAPEFQFLHSAYGHHGATLLMKQAWPQNSSSCGTEGTFHLPVDTGTENRTYQASSAAFRYTAGTPYKVPPTQSNTAPPPYSPSPNPYQTAMYPIRSAYPQQNLYAQGAYYTQPVYAAQPHVIHHTTVVQPNSIPSAIYPAPVAAPRTNGVAMGMVAGTTMAMSAGTLLTAPQHTAIGAHPVSMPTYRAQGTPAYSYVPPHW, from the exons gttATCCCACAGCTTACCCAGCTGCAGCCCCTGCCTACAATCCCAGCCTGTACCCCACCAGTAGCCCCAGTTATGCTCCAG AGTTTCAGTTCCTGCATTCAGCTTATG gACACCATGGAG CAACTCTGCTGATGAAACAGGCCTGGCCACAGAACTCGTCTTCCTGTGGCACTGAAGGCACCTTCCACCTCCCAGTGGACACCGGGACCGAGAACCGAACTTACCAAGCATCCTCTGCGGCTTTCA GATATACTGCCGGGACGCCGTACAAGGTCCCACCGACCCAGAGTAATACTGCTCCGCCCCCCTACTCCCCGTCACCCAACCCCTATCAGACGGCCATGTATCCCATCAGAAGTGCCTACCCCCAGCAGAACCTGTATGCCCAG ggagCCTACTACACACAGCCAGTGTATGCGGCGCAGCCCCACGTCATCCACCACACCACGGTCGTCCAGCCCAACAGCATCCCCTCTGCCATCTACCCAGCGCCTGTCGCCGCCCCCAGGACCAACGGTGTGGCCATGGGCATGGTGGCTGGCACCACCATGGCGATGTCGGCAG GTACCCTGCTGACGGCACCCCAGCACACCGCGATTGGGGCTCACCCTGTCTCCATGCCAACATACAGGGCCCAAGGGACCCCTGCGTACAGCTATGTGCCCCCGCACTGGTAA
- the FAM168A gene encoding protein FAM168A isoform X6 translates to MNPVYSPVQPGAPYGNPKNMAYTGYPTAYPAAAPAYNPSLYPTSSPSYAPATLLMKQAWPQNSSSCGTEGTFHLPVDTGTENRTYQASSAAFRYTAGTPYKVPPTQSNTAPPPYSPSPNPYQTAMYPIRSAYPQQNLYAQGAYYTQPVYAAQPHVIHHTTVVQPNSIPSAIYPAPVAAPRTNGVAMGMVAGTTMAMSAGTLLTAPQHTAIGAHPVSMPTYRAQGTPAYSYVPPHW, encoded by the exons gttATCCCACAGCTTACCCAGCTGCAGCCCCTGCCTACAATCCCAGCCTGTACCCCACCAGTAGCCCCAGTTATGCTCCAG CAACTCTGCTGATGAAACAGGCCTGGCCACAGAACTCGTCTTCCTGTGGCACTGAAGGCACCTTCCACCTCCCAGTGGACACCGGGACCGAGAACCGAACTTACCAAGCATCCTCTGCGGCTTTCA GATATACTGCCGGGACGCCGTACAAGGTCCCACCGACCCAGAGTAATACTGCTCCGCCCCCCTACTCCCCGTCACCCAACCCCTATCAGACGGCCATGTATCCCATCAGAAGTGCCTACCCCCAGCAGAACCTGTATGCCCAG ggagCCTACTACACACAGCCAGTGTATGCGGCGCAGCCCCACGTCATCCACCACACCACGGTCGTCCAGCCCAACAGCATCCCCTCTGCCATCTACCCAGCGCCTGTCGCCGCCCCCAGGACCAACGGTGTGGCCATGGGCATGGTGGCTGGCACCACCATGGCGATGTCGGCAG GTACCCTGCTGACGGCACCCCAGCACACCGCGATTGGGGCTCACCCTGTCTCCATGCCAACATACAGGGCCCAAGGGACCCCTGCGTACAGCTATGTGCCCCCGCACTGGTAA
- the FAM168A gene encoding protein FAM168A isoform X5, with protein sequence MNPVYSPVQPGAPYGNPKNMAYTGYPTAYPAAAPAYNPSLYPTSSPSYAPEFQFLHSAYATLLMKQAWPQNSSSCGTEGTFHLPVDTGTENRTYQASSAAFRYTAGTPYKVPPTQSNTAPPPYSPSPNPYQTAMYPIRSAYPQQNLYAQGAYYTQPVYAAQPHVIHHTTVVQPNSIPSAIYPAPVAAPRTNGVAMGMVAGTTMAMSAGTLLTAPQHTAIGAHPVSMPTYRAQGTPAYSYVPPHW encoded by the exons gttATCCCACAGCTTACCCAGCTGCAGCCCCTGCCTACAATCCCAGCCTGTACCCCACCAGTAGCCCCAGTTATGCTCCAG AGTTTCAGTTCCTGCATTCAGCTTATG CAACTCTGCTGATGAAACAGGCCTGGCCACAGAACTCGTCTTCCTGTGGCACTGAAGGCACCTTCCACCTCCCAGTGGACACCGGGACCGAGAACCGAACTTACCAAGCATCCTCTGCGGCTTTCA GATATACTGCCGGGACGCCGTACAAGGTCCCACCGACCCAGAGTAATACTGCTCCGCCCCCCTACTCCCCGTCACCCAACCCCTATCAGACGGCCATGTATCCCATCAGAAGTGCCTACCCCCAGCAGAACCTGTATGCCCAG ggagCCTACTACACACAGCCAGTGTATGCGGCGCAGCCCCACGTCATCCACCACACCACGGTCGTCCAGCCCAACAGCATCCCCTCTGCCATCTACCCAGCGCCTGTCGCCGCCCCCAGGACCAACGGTGTGGCCATGGGCATGGTGGCTGGCACCACCATGGCGATGTCGGCAG GTACCCTGCTGACGGCACCCCAGCACACCGCGATTGGGGCTCACCCTGTCTCCATGCCAACATACAGGGCCCAAGGGACCCCTGCGTACAGCTATGTGCCCCCGCACTGGTAA
- the FAM168A gene encoding protein FAM168A isoform X1, whose protein sequence is MNPVYSPVQPGAPYGNPKNMAYTGYPTAYPAAAPAYNPSLYPTSSPSYAPEFQFLHSAYGHHGATLLMKQAWPQNSSSCGTEGTFHLPVDTGTENRTYQASSAAFRYTAGTPYKVPPTQSNTAPPPYSPSPNPYQTAMYPIRSAYPQQNLYAQVGTCGSLGPPLLQGAYYTQPVYAAQPHVIHHTTVVQPNSIPSAIYPAPVAAPRTNGVAMGMVAGTTMAMSAGTLLTAPQHTAIGAHPVSMPTYRAQGTPAYSYVPPHW, encoded by the exons gttATCCCACAGCTTACCCAGCTGCAGCCCCTGCCTACAATCCCAGCCTGTACCCCACCAGTAGCCCCAGTTATGCTCCAG AGTTTCAGTTCCTGCATTCAGCTTATG gACACCATGGAG CAACTCTGCTGATGAAACAGGCCTGGCCACAGAACTCGTCTTCCTGTGGCACTGAAGGCACCTTCCACCTCCCAGTGGACACCGGGACCGAGAACCGAACTTACCAAGCATCCTCTGCGGCTTTCA GATATACTGCCGGGACGCCGTACAAGGTCCCACCGACCCAGAGTAATACTGCTCCGCCCCCCTACTCCCCGTCACCCAACCCCTATCAGACGGCCATGTATCCCATCAGAAGTGCCTACCCCCAGCAGAACCTGTATGCCCAGGTGGGTACATGTGGAAGCCTGGGCCCACCTCTTCTGCAG ggagCCTACTACACACAGCCAGTGTATGCGGCGCAGCCCCACGTCATCCACCACACCACGGTCGTCCAGCCCAACAGCATCCCCTCTGCCATCTACCCAGCGCCTGTCGCCGCCCCCAGGACCAACGGTGTGGCCATGGGCATGGTGGCTGGCACCACCATGGCGATGTCGGCAG GTACCCTGCTGACGGCACCCCAGCACACCGCGATTGGGGCTCACCCTGTCTCCATGCCAACATACAGGGCCCAAGGGACCCCTGCGTACAGCTATGTGCCCCCGCACTGGTAA
- the FAM168A gene encoding protein FAM168A isoform X2, producing MNPVYSPVQPGAPYGNPKNMAYTGYPTAYPAAAPAYNPSLYPTSSPSYAPEFQFLHSAYATLLMKQAWPQNSSSCGTEGTFHLPVDTGTENRTYQASSAAFRYTAGTPYKVPPTQSNTAPPPYSPSPNPYQTAMYPIRSAYPQQNLYAQVGTCGSLGPPLLQGAYYTQPVYAAQPHVIHHTTVVQPNSIPSAIYPAPVAAPRTNGVAMGMVAGTTMAMSAGTLLTAPQHTAIGAHPVSMPTYRAQGTPAYSYVPPHW from the exons gttATCCCACAGCTTACCCAGCTGCAGCCCCTGCCTACAATCCCAGCCTGTACCCCACCAGTAGCCCCAGTTATGCTCCAG AGTTTCAGTTCCTGCATTCAGCTTATG CAACTCTGCTGATGAAACAGGCCTGGCCACAGAACTCGTCTTCCTGTGGCACTGAAGGCACCTTCCACCTCCCAGTGGACACCGGGACCGAGAACCGAACTTACCAAGCATCCTCTGCGGCTTTCA GATATACTGCCGGGACGCCGTACAAGGTCCCACCGACCCAGAGTAATACTGCTCCGCCCCCCTACTCCCCGTCACCCAACCCCTATCAGACGGCCATGTATCCCATCAGAAGTGCCTACCCCCAGCAGAACCTGTATGCCCAGGTGGGTACATGTGGAAGCCTGGGCCCACCTCTTCTGCAG ggagCCTACTACACACAGCCAGTGTATGCGGCGCAGCCCCACGTCATCCACCACACCACGGTCGTCCAGCCCAACAGCATCCCCTCTGCCATCTACCCAGCGCCTGTCGCCGCCCCCAGGACCAACGGTGTGGCCATGGGCATGGTGGCTGGCACCACCATGGCGATGTCGGCAG GTACCCTGCTGACGGCACCCCAGCACACCGCGATTGGGGCTCACCCTGTCTCCATGCCAACATACAGGGCCCAAGGGACCCCTGCGTACAGCTATGTGCCCCCGCACTGGTAA
- the FAM168A gene encoding protein FAM168A isoform X4: protein MNPVYSPVQPGAPYGNPKNMAYTGYPTAYPAAAPAYNPSLYPTSSPSYAPATLLMKQAWPQNSSSCGTEGTFHLPVDTGTENRTYQASSAAFRYTAGTPYKVPPTQSNTAPPPYSPSPNPYQTAMYPIRSAYPQQNLYAQVGTCGSLGPPLLQGAYYTQPVYAAQPHVIHHTTVVQPNSIPSAIYPAPVAAPRTNGVAMGMVAGTTMAMSAGTLLTAPQHTAIGAHPVSMPTYRAQGTPAYSYVPPHW, encoded by the exons gttATCCCACAGCTTACCCAGCTGCAGCCCCTGCCTACAATCCCAGCCTGTACCCCACCAGTAGCCCCAGTTATGCTCCAG CAACTCTGCTGATGAAACAGGCCTGGCCACAGAACTCGTCTTCCTGTGGCACTGAAGGCACCTTCCACCTCCCAGTGGACACCGGGACCGAGAACCGAACTTACCAAGCATCCTCTGCGGCTTTCA GATATACTGCCGGGACGCCGTACAAGGTCCCACCGACCCAGAGTAATACTGCTCCGCCCCCCTACTCCCCGTCACCCAACCCCTATCAGACGGCCATGTATCCCATCAGAAGTGCCTACCCCCAGCAGAACCTGTATGCCCAGGTGGGTACATGTGGAAGCCTGGGCCCACCTCTTCTGCAG ggagCCTACTACACACAGCCAGTGTATGCGGCGCAGCCCCACGTCATCCACCACACCACGGTCGTCCAGCCCAACAGCATCCCCTCTGCCATCTACCCAGCGCCTGTCGCCGCCCCCAGGACCAACGGTGTGGCCATGGGCATGGTGGCTGGCACCACCATGGCGATGTCGGCAG GTACCCTGCTGACGGCACCCCAGCACACCGCGATTGGGGCTCACCCTGTCTCCATGCCAACATACAGGGCCCAAGGGACCCCTGCGTACAGCTATGTGCCCCCGCACTGGTAA